From the genome of Triticum aestivum cultivar Chinese Spring chromosome 3B, IWGSC CS RefSeq v2.1, whole genome shotgun sequence, one region includes:
- the LOC123069080 gene encoding ankyrin-3: MAAAPFVYCAPSGDGGTDENALLMVALHGNLGRLKDIVNSLTRGNGGPSAIFSFNKDGVGALHGAACGGHLEVCKYLVEDLGGDVNAPGIGSVALGATPFMMSAQSGDAPTVKYFLDHGGDLMKADDKGRTILHHAVSAGCCKVTEFLLSKGVPVDIDCGRGPPLFMASTNEQDKTLKILLDHHANPNIIISGATTPLLSALIYRSLKCMKLLIKAGADVNCKASTMTLLVFATLQGGYTNFIKFLLKAGADPNIPDDLGRLPIELAALRDCKEEVEMLLPFTTPIPTVPDWSIEGVISHLKNEDKKPMEQRHRERRQRLLKSQADTTFKLKEYKMASECYGLAIDHGESATLYANRSVCKLLMGDGEGALSDALRCRMLRPDWAKACYRQAAAHMLLKEYKQACDALLDAQNLDPGNAEIERELRKARELMKNPPAEGEQ; this comes from the exons atggcggcggctccgttcgtcTACTGCGCCCCCTCCGGCGACGGCGGCACCG ATGAGAATGCTCTCCTCATGGTGGCGCTCCACGGCAACCTCGGCCGCCTCAAAG ATATTGTAAACAGTCTTACTCGGGGGAATGGTGGCCCATCGGCGATTTTTTCTTTCAACAAAGATGGAGTTGGTGCGTTGCATGGTGCGGCATGCGGAGGCCATCTGGAGGTTTGCAAGTATTTGGTGGAGGACCTTGGGGGAGATGTGAATGCTCCTGGAATTGGAAGCGTAGCTCTAG GTGCAACTCCGTTTATGATGTCAGCTCAGTCTGGTGATGCTCCCACTGTCAAGTATTTCCTTGATCATGGTGGTGATCTAATGAAAGCAGATGACAAGGGACGCACAATTCTCCACCATGCTGTCTCGGCAG GATGCTGCAAGGTAACAGAGTTCCTCCTTTCAAAAGGGGTGCCAGTCGACATAGACTGTGGCCGTGGACCACCACTTTTCATGGCTTCTACAAATGAGCAGGATAAGACGCTGAAGATTTTATTGGACCACCACGCAAAT CCTAACATCATTATCAGCGGTGCTACTACTCCCCTGCTGAGCGCTCTTATTTACCGTTCATTGAAGTGCATGAAGCTACTCATTAAG GCTGGTGCCGATGTTAATTGCAAAGCTTCCACTATGACACTTTTGGTGTTTGCTACACTGCAAGGAGGTTATACCAACTTCATTAAGTTTCTGTTGAAGGCTGGAGCTGATCCTAATATTCCCGATGAt TTGGGCAGGTTACCGATAGAGCTTGCTGCATTACGAGATTGCAAGGAAGAGGTTGAAATGTTGCTTCCTTTTACTACGCCAATTCCAACTGTCCCAGACTGGAGTATTGAAGGGGTAATTTCCCATTTGAAAAATGAAGATAAAAAACCAATG GAGCAACGACACCGTGAAAGAAGACAACGTTTGCTCAAGTCACAGGCTGATACAACATTCAAGCTGAAGGAGTATAAGATGGCATCAGAGTGTTATGGTCTG GCAATAGATCATGGAGAGAGTGCAACACTATATGCAAACAGGAGTGTTTGTAAACTGCTCATGGGTGATGGTGAAGGTGCTTTGTCAGATGCTCTCAGGTGCAGAATGCTGCGGCCTGATTGGGCAAAAGCTTGCTACCGTCAAGCTGCAGCTCATATGCTACTCAAG GAGTATAAGCAAGCCTGTGATGCTCTCTTGGATGCACAAAACTTGGATCCTGGGAATGCTGAGATTGAACGTGAACTACG GAAGGCTAGGGAACTCATGAAGAATCCTCCTGCCGAAGGTGAGCAGTGA